A part of Synergistota bacterium genomic DNA contains:
- the feoB gene encoding ferrous iron transport protein B, which produces MKSRVVALAGNPNSGKTTIFNALCGAREKVGNWPGTTVERKEGIMEYAGKKIKIVDLPGIYGLSAYSIDERIARSFLIKEKPNLVVAVVDASNLERNLYLVAQLLEMGQRVLLDLNMVDITSSRGIRIDKEKLSKILGVQVVETIASRGVGIEKLKEEIVKGLEERGKREPLKISYGSDVETAIKKLEEIIGKNKDIGMSLRGMAIKLLEGDQEFIEKFKESKYFDEIKRVMEETEKLILRKTGDDLETFMIERRYAFLKGLVKECTLRERSLEERLTLSDRIDKILTNRILGLPIFLLTVYALFQLIFYIGNPIAGLIDELFGDLATLMNTLCTKMEAPSWLSSLISDGVIPGIGSILVFLPNIALLFLGISILEDSGYLARAAFLMDRIMHALGLHGKSFIPMLIGFGCNVPAIMATRTLESRKDRILTILLNPLMSCSARLPVYTLFASAFFPERQGLIVFSLYITGIVLAIIVGRILKSIFFKEESAPLVMELPPYRLPTLRNVAMQMYLRSSLFIKKAGTVIAFTVVLIWVLSSLPPGVEYASSESFIGKFGKAISPILKPAGFGNWQSAVALSFGILAKETVVGTLGTLYGAEEESLREALKANFSPASAYAFLLMTLIYIPCIATIAAIKRETNWKWTIIAVFYSLILGWTVSVGFYQIARILW; this is translated from the coding sequence ATGAAAAGCCGTGTGGTAGCTCTCGCGGGAAATCCAAATTCCGGAAAAACCACGATATTCAACGCTCTATGTGGAGCCCGAGAAAAAGTCGGGAACTGGCCTGGAACAACCGTCGAGAGAAAAGAAGGCATCATGGAATATGCCGGAAAAAAGATCAAGATCGTAGACCTACCGGGAATATATGGTTTGAGCGCTTATTCGATAGATGAAAGGATCGCGCGCTCCTTTTTAATAAAGGAAAAACCAAACCTTGTCGTAGCTGTAGTAGACGCTTCCAACTTGGAAAGAAACCTTTACCTCGTCGCACAGCTTCTCGAAATGGGACAGAGAGTACTCTTAGACTTGAATATGGTGGACATCACATCTTCAAGGGGAATCAGGATAGACAAGGAAAAGCTTTCCAAAATACTTGGCGTTCAAGTCGTGGAAACGATCGCCTCGAGAGGAGTGGGAATAGAAAAACTCAAGGAAGAAATAGTAAAAGGTCTCGAAGAGAGAGGCAAAAGAGAACCTTTGAAAATAAGCTACGGAAGTGATGTAGAAACAGCCATAAAGAAGCTGGAAGAGATCATTGGAAAAAATAAAGACATAGGCATGTCATTAAGAGGCATGGCGATCAAGCTCCTCGAGGGAGATCAGGAATTCATCGAGAAGTTTAAAGAGAGTAAGTATTTTGATGAAATCAAGCGTGTAATGGAGGAAACTGAAAAGCTGATATTAAGAAAAACCGGTGATGATCTCGAAACCTTTATGATAGAAAGAAGATATGCCTTTTTGAAAGGTCTGGTCAAGGAATGCACACTTAGAGAAAGAAGCCTCGAGGAGCGCCTGACCCTTTCTGACAGGATAGATAAAATTTTAACTAACAGAATATTAGGGTTACCCATTTTTCTGTTAACGGTATACGCCCTCTTTCAGCTGATCTTTTACATAGGTAATCCTATTGCAGGCTTAATAGATGAGCTCTTCGGCGATCTCGCTACCCTTATGAATACCCTGTGCACGAAGATGGAAGCCCCCAGCTGGCTCAGCTCGTTGATTTCCGATGGAGTAATACCTGGAATAGGAAGCATATTGGTCTTTCTTCCCAATATAGCCCTTCTTTTCCTCGGTATATCGATCCTCGAGGACAGCGGATACTTAGCCCGTGCAGCTTTTCTTATGGATAGAATAATGCATGCCCTTGGACTCCATGGAAAATCCTTTATACCCATGCTTATCGGCTTCGGATGCAACGTTCCAGCCATTATGGCGACCAGAACGCTCGAATCAAGGAAAGACAGGATACTAACCATTCTACTGAACCCATTAATGAGTTGTTCGGCAAGGCTCCCTGTATACACTCTATTTGCGAGTGCTTTCTTTCCCGAGCGCCAGGGACTTATAGTATTTTCCCTCTATATCACCGGGATAGTCTTGGCTATAATCGTCGGGCGGATTCTCAAGAGCATATTTTTCAAGGAGGAGAGCGCTCCACTCGTCATGGAACTTCCTCCTTATAGATTACCCACATTAAGAAATGTAGCTATGCAGATGTATTTAAGGAGCTCTCTCTTCATTAAGAAGGCTGGAACCGTGATAGCCTTCACGGTCGTCCTTATATGGGTTCTATCCTCTCTACCACCGGGAGTGGAGTATGCATCCTCCGAATCTTTTATAGGAAAGTTTGGAAAAGCTATATCGCCCATCCTCAAGCCCGCAGGATTCGGAAACTGGCAATCAGCAGTCGCGCTTTCCTTCGGAATACTCGCTAAAGAAACGGTAGTCGGTACCCTTGGAACGCTATATGGCGCAGAGGAAGAATCGCTAAGAGAAGCCCTCAAAGCCAATTTCTCTCCGGCATCAGCGTATGCATTTCTACTTA